GCCTCAGCCGTTCTTCGCGGGCACGCTCACCGGCTGCCTGCCATTTGGCGACCTCGAGTTCGATCGCCGACATTTCGTACCGAAACCAGTCGCGAGCGAGGACATGGGCATTGGCGAGCGATGGATCGTCATCGTCGACAGGATCGGGCAGATAATCCGCACAAAGCCATTCACCATGATATTCGGTGAGATCAGTCGCATGATACCATTCGCCCGAGGCATCGCATTTCCGGCAGCAGGTCGCGAGCCACCATTCGCCGCGATCTTCGATGTACACCGCACCGAAGGCCTCGACATAACCGTCAAGCACGTCATGCTCATCGCCATCGGCGAGCACCGGGATGAAGGTTTCGGCATCGCTGTAGCTGCGCTCATTATGCGCGCAGAAGGTCGTGTGATCGGTGAAGCAATTATAGCACCATTCTTCCGACGAGCCGTCGCCGAAATAGACTTCCTCATGCGGCGTCGTTTCGCGGTCGCACCGCGGGCAGTACCAACATCGGTCCCCCAGGCCGTTGGTATTCTCGGACGGGATCTCACCATGGCCGATGATGAGATATTCGCCGTCGTCGGCGAGGTCATCGCCCGCATCGATATAGGGAACGACGAAGCTGCCGCCATCGACGAGCCGCCGGATGCGTGCGCCATTGAGGCTGCCCTTCGCATAGCCCGCATTTTCGAGCAGCAGCTTGAGCCGCGATACATCGCCATAGATGCTGGTGTAGATTTTGAGTTCGGGCCACACCACGCTGCGCGCGCGGGCATCGTCGCGGGCGCCGATATAGGCGAGCGCCGTGTCGGGACCGGCATAGACGCGCACCGGGTGGCAATAGCTCTCGAAGTCGCTCGCGCCGTGCGACATGCAGCTGCCGGGACCGCCGACATAAACCTCCTCGATTTCGTCGGCGTCCTGCGTGATCTTGAGCGCATCTTCTGCAAGCTGGACCGAAAGCCGGGCGCACCAGCCCTCGATCGCTTCATTGTCCAGATGGGCAGAAAAGAAGCGATTAAGGTAGCGGCCCGGCGACATCACGAGCTGGCGGTCGACCTCGCCCTTCGCCGCATTCTCGGTGAAAGCGATCTTGCCCGCCTGCTCGGTCGAGACATGGCAGAAATGCTCTTCGTGCTTCTCCTGATACCAGGGCTCCTCATGCCAGGGCGTCGGCGCATAGGTGCCGTCGGCGAACCGCAATTTCTCGCGAACCGGCCAGTCGACGTCGCCGATCTCGGCGTCCGCGAGCGCGATCCGGAGCTGCGCATCGGGCGCGCGGAGGAGAAGCTGTTTCCGCGCGGCTTCGGCTTCGTCAAAGGAAGGCCAAAGATATTGCTGGTCGCCATTGGGTGCGAAAAGGAATTCGATCGTGACCGGCCGCCACTCGGCTTCCGAGTGCGGGCAAAGGATTTGAAACTGTGCCATGGATGGGACTCCGCGCAGCCGCGCGCATGCCCCGAAGAGGCGCGATCGCGGGCTGCATTGCTGATGGGGTGGCGCAGGGTTAGCGAGGGTCGGGGGTCAGCGTCCGGACCGAGAGCCGTGACTGGCCTCGTGTCGCCTCAAGCCGTCAAAGGCCGACTTTCCCGGGCACCGCTGCGCCGTGAAGAAGATCCGGCGGGGGCATGCGCCCCCGCCCGGATGGCTCACTCCGCCGCGACGGGCAGCTCGGCGTCGCAGGGATCGCCCTCGTCGGCATCGGCGGGTACCGCCATTTCACCGCCGTCCGGATCGATGTCGTCCAGACCCGGCGTTCGCATCGGCGCCGGGAGCCAGGTCGTTTCTTCGACCAGCCGTTCGGCCTCGCGGGCCATATCGGCTTTCTTGAGATGGCCGATCATGCGGGCAGCTTCGTCGCCGCGCGCCTCGGCGACATCGGCGAGGATCTGCGGCTTGGTCACACCGCTGAAATAGCCTGCCGCGGTCGGCCGCCACCCCGCGCCATGCACATCGAGCCCCGCGGCCAGCGCGAGGACATGGCTGTGGGCGATCCGGCGCTCGACGCCATGCGCCGAGATGCGGCCATTGTCATATTTGGGAACGACCTCGGCCTGGGCGTTGACGCAGAGCGAGCCGCAATGCGCCAGGAGCTGCGACTGCTCCTCCCCATCGAGGGTGAGCAGAAAGCTCCACACTTCCTTATCCGACTGCGGCAGCCGCGCCTTCCATGCCCCCGAGCGCGCGTCGATCGCCTGCGCGGGCGCGCAATCGCGCAAACCGGCAGGGGCATTGGAAAAGGAGACGCGATTCGCCGCGATCTGGACGCAGCTCTCGCGGCTGAAGCTGTAGAAGCAGCCCAGCACGAGGACGTGGAGAACGGCGACGAAGGCGAGCGCCGGGTCTTGCGCGACCCTGTCCTGCAGCGCGAGGGTGCGCCAAGCCGTGAGGTCCGAGACGAGACGGTCGGGGAGCGGGCGCAGCGCACCCGGTTCCTCAGCTCCTTCGGCGTCATCCTGCGCCTTCTTCGGTTCGCCGTCGCCGCGGCCAGTGGAGCGCGCCGTATCGCCCGGCTCCGACGCGCTGTCACTGCCGAGTCCATCACGCAGTTGATCCTCGGGCTTCACGAAGCCGCGCTCGACGCGCACCGACCCATCGCGGTCGAGCGAGACGAATGCGCCCGCCACCGCCATGTCCGCGGGATCGAAGATCAGCGGCCGGTCGACCAAAGCACCGAGTTCGGCATCGATCGCCTCGATCCGCGCATGCACCTCGTCGGGCACGTCGTGCGCATCGGCCCATTCATCGCCGAGTTCCTCGCCTTCGGCTTCAAGCTCGGCGACGCGCGTCGCTTCGGCTTCGGTCATCGCGACCTCTTCGCGGTCGATCTCGCGATACCCGCGCGTTGCGTCCCACGGCAGGTCGATCGCGGTCGTCACCCATTTCCAGCCCTCGGCGAGGATGCGCGCGCCCTCGGCCTTCAGCTTGGCATCGACAAGCCGATCGAGAAGTGCGGGGTCGGTGAGCCAGCCGCCGCCATCGGATTCGAACAGGTCGCGCGCGATGCTGCCGCCCGCTTCGAGATAGGTGTCGAGACCGACGAAGCGCGCCCTTTTGTCACCCGCGCGAACGCTGTTCTCGGTGAGCTTCTGGCGGATCCAGGTCGCCGACTTGTTGAAGCTATGTTCGAGCTGGTCCCAGACCTCTTCTTGCCGCGTATGGTCCTCGGCGATGGTGAAGGCCATGAGCTGATCGAGCGTCATCGCCTCGTCGGCATAGAGCTCGAGCAGCTTCGGCGAGACGCCGGCGAGCTTCAACCGCTGCCGCACCGCGGCGGGCGTGGTGTGAAAATGC
This DNA window, taken from Sphingopyxis alaskensis RB2256, encodes the following:
- a CDS encoding ParB/RepB/Spo0J family partition protein, which codes for MAKSLPKITLAPSRDIPLDRLRLSQANVRRVKAGVSIDTLAADIARRGLLQSLNVRPLLDGEGQETGEFEIPAGGRRFRALELLVKQKRLAKDAPIPCVVGGAANDILAEEDSLAENSFREALHPLDEFRAMQAMVEKDAGIEAIAAHFHTTPAAVRQRLKLAGVSPKLLELYADEAMTLDQLMAFTIAEDHTRQEEVWDQLEHSFNKSATWIRQKLTENSVRAGDKRARFVGLDTYLEAGGSIARDLFESDGGGWLTDPALLDRLVDAKLKAEGARILAEGWKWVTTAIDLPWDATRGYREIDREEVAMTEAEATRVAELEAEGEELGDEWADAHDVPDEVHARIEAIDAELGALVDRPLIFDPADMAVAGAFVSLDRDGSVRVERGFVKPEDQLRDGLGSDSASEPGDTARSTGRGDGEPKKAQDDAEGAEEPGALRPLPDRLVSDLTAWRTLALQDRVAQDPALAFVAVLHVLVLGCFYSFSRESCVQIAANRVSFSNAPAGLRDCAPAQAIDARSGAWKARLPQSDKEVWSFLLTLDGEEQSQLLAHCGSLCVNAQAEVVPKYDNGRISAHGVERRIAHSHVLALAAGLDVHGAGWRPTAAGYFSGVTKPQILADVAEARGDEAARMIGHLKKADMAREAERLVEETTWLPAPMRTPGLDDIDPDGGEMAVPADADEGDPCDAELPVAAE